DNA from Pecten maximus chromosome 18, xPecMax1.1, whole genome shotgun sequence:
ATGAAACAAATATTACCGATTTTCGTCAGAATATGTACACAACTTTTGGGGTAGTGTGATCAAAAACAGACATGATCTGATTCCAGAATTTCTATCTTCGTCAGGgattttgaaatattccatGTTTTACTGTTGACTAAATTCGTCCATCTTGTTCTGTTGACAGATTGAGCCACCAGATCCGTTCTCGGGGAGCTGATACGGACGAACGGACACACATGATAATACAGATGCAAATGCTTCACCAGACTGTCCTGTTCCATGACGACCAGGAGTACCACGACTATAAGATGAGGGATTATCATCGACCTTCGTTAGACAGTATATCTGAAAACAACGATGATAATAACAACGAAAACAGCAAAAACTGTAGTAGCTCGTCACTTCTGGTGAACCCGCTGATCACGATAACCGGATGTGACGTAGAGAACGATAACGGAAACGGGAGTGCGTCAAATAGTACTTCTCCAGTGAACAATTTAACCGGAAGTGATTCTGATCTCAGTCGTTTGAAATCAACCGCCACGAGACTTAGACTAGGCACGAGAAGAGCTAGTTATGTAGAGTGGCGGGAAAAATATTTAGATCGTCCTCGGCGAAGATCCAAACCggatttaaaattggatttcgACGAAAATGGAAATGACAATGATAAATTAACAGATGAACGGAAAGAACGAATAAATGACGCTCTGGAATGGCTGAGGACGGAATTGGTTAGTAAAAGTTTAGAGCTAGTTTGAGAGTCAGGGCGGAATTGGTTAGTAAAAGAAAGTTTAGAGCTGGTTTAAGATTTAGTACGAAATTGGTTAGGAAAAGTTTAGAGCTAGTTTGAGAGTGAGGACGGAATTGGTTAGTAAAAGTTTAGAGCTAGTTTGAGAGTGAGGACGGAATTGGTTAGTAAAAGTTTAGAGCTAGTTTGAGATTTAGTACGAAATTGGTTAGAAAAAGTTTAGAGCTGGTTTGAGAGTGAGGACGGAATTGGTTAGTAAAAGTTTAGAGCTAGTTTGAGAGTGAGGACGGAATTGGTTAGTAAAAGGTTAGAGCTAGTTTGAGAGTGAGGACGGAATTGGTTAGTAAAAGTTTAGAGCTAGTTTGAAAATGAGGACGGAATTGGTTAGTAAAAGTTTAGAGCTAGTTTGAGAGTGAGGACGGAACTGGTTAGTAAAAGTTTAGAGCTAGTTTGAGAGTGAGGACGGAATTGGTTAGTAAAAGTTTAGAGCTAGTTTGAGAGTGAGGACGGAATTGGTTCGTAAAAGGTTAGAGCTGGTTTGAGAGTGAGGACGGAATTGGTTAGTAAAAGTTTAGAGctaggttttttttataaattaattatatgtcGAAGATCACATGTGGAACTCAATGCATACCGGACGGCTTACCGTAGGGCTTAGATATAATTTAATACCGAAAGTAATTCCAGCATTTCGGCAACgcacaaaaatattttgcaatAGAAGGGGAATAACTCGCATTATTTTGTTCTCAATACAGGTTATTTCTGTCCACAATATTTAAGATTACTATAATGAGTAACCTTTGATGATACTTTCAGGAGGAAATGCGCTCTCAGGACCAGGCGTTGGCAAGGACGCTCCTGTCATTACGTCATGACATCCACCAATTAAAACTCCAGAGGAGTTGTGACGCTCACAAGGACATGTTGGAGGAGGTGAAACTCGATATGGAGGACATGCAGGAAATACGCGATATTTCCGACAGTCCCTCTGACGTTCTGGAAAACCCCTTCAAACATTTGGGAGTGACTCCGATGAATTTGTCCGCACGGagattttcaatattttgatgttattCTTATCGTTTAATGGTTGTGATTTATTCCTGAAATAATGGCGGTCGCTCGTTTAATTCTGTCAGTTGAATCAACCGACAAAATCCGGAAACAGGAATATTTTCGGGGAGATTATCTTGTAACGGAACTTGATGGTCtaattatagatattatagatagaacaatacacaaaacacattGTATGATCATATGGAATTCGGTTTTATCTTCTCTATGTATGGGcgccgtttttttttttttttatctcctgTATGTATGGGCgccattttacatttttattctttttaattgATATGCCTTCCTTGTTTGGGTGATAACATTTTCATCAGTAGTCTCTTGAGTGAATAATTGTTTACGTTGTAATCTATTTCAGGGAAGATCTGCTTGCATTCACTTATATTTTACAATAGACTAGACTAGACAGGCATTGGGCGGATCAggaacttttatataattatatcaatacgAACTTCTGTAGAAATGGAACTGTTGTCACAATTCATtgattaaattattatttacatgtacactgtatgcTGTATATTTGATTCCGGTGTAAAGGATCTTAATTGATCCCGTACTTGTTATAAACTTAACTTATA
Protein-coding regions in this window:
- the LOC117316551 gene encoding protein FAM167B-like — its product is MIIQMQMLHQTVLFHDDQEYHDYKMRDYHRPSLDSISENNDDNNNENSKNCSSSSLLVNPLITITGCDVENDNGNGSASNSTSPVNNLTGSDSDLSRLKSTATRLRLGTRRASYVEWREKYLDRPRRRSKPDLKLDFDENGNDNDKLTDERKERINDALEWLRTELEEMRSQDQALARTLLSLRHDIHQLKLQRSCDAHKDMLEEVKLDMEDMQEIRDISDSPSDVLENPFKHLGVTPMNLSARRFSIF